The following coding sequences lie in one Thalassoglobus polymorphus genomic window:
- a CDS encoding VOC family protein encodes MGQQKIETCLWFEGDAEEAAEFYVSVFDDSRIHDKMLSHDDWPGGQAGDVILVEFELFGQRYQALNGGPCDPFNDRMSLSVRCKDQAEVDYYWETLTADGGEPVMCGWLKDKYGMRWQIVPEAFFEMVHDQDVEKSRRVMQAMVQMIKLDVEKLKQAYEGKQ; translated from the coding sequence ATGGGACAGCAAAAAATCGAGACCTGTCTGTGGTTTGAAGGAGACGCTGAGGAAGCGGCGGAATTTTATGTTTCCGTTTTTGACGATTCCCGAATTCACGACAAGATGCTCAGCCATGACGACTGGCCCGGTGGTCAGGCAGGTGATGTGATCCTTGTTGAGTTCGAGCTGTTCGGCCAGCGATATCAAGCTCTGAATGGTGGTCCCTGTGACCCGTTCAACGACCGGATGTCGCTCTCTGTCAGGTGCAAAGATCAAGCGGAAGTCGACTATTACTGGGAGACTCTCACTGCCGACGGTGGCGAGCCAGTCATGTGTGGATGGCTGAAAGACAAATACGGCATGCGTTGGCAGATCGTGCCTGAAGCGTTCTTTGAAATGGTGCATGATCAAGACGTCGAGAAATCTCGTCGCGTCATGCAGGCGATGGTACAAATGATTAAGCTCGATGTCGAAAAGCTGAAGCAAGCTTACGAAGGAAAACAATGA
- a CDS encoding YciI family protein: MKVMVLVKATKESEAGEMPSLELLEAMGKYNEELVEAGIMKAGEGLKPTSAGKRITFRGNDRVVTDGPFAETKELIAGYWLWEVDSMEQAVEWIKKCPNPMKEESDIEIRPLFEMEDFAESDPDGTVMAHEECLRKKIADREDQTAMNPVGWFEIYVQDMARATNFYEAVLDIKLEHLPSPVEEIELMAFPMSMQSSGATGALTKKDGVASGGNSTLVYFNCEDCAIEGSRVVASGGRIQRPKTSLGPYGFMVLAVDTEGNMFGLHSQK, encoded by the coding sequence ATGAAAGTCATGGTATTGGTCAAAGCGACCAAAGAGTCTGAGGCGGGAGAAATGCCCAGCCTGGAGTTGCTCGAAGCGATGGGCAAGTACAACGAGGAACTCGTCGAAGCGGGGATTATGAAAGCGGGCGAGGGACTCAAACCGACCTCCGCAGGGAAACGAATCACGTTTCGCGGGAACGATCGAGTTGTGACCGACGGCCCATTCGCTGAGACGAAGGAGTTGATCGCTGGGTACTGGTTGTGGGAAGTCGATTCGATGGAGCAAGCTGTCGAGTGGATTAAGAAGTGTCCGAACCCAATGAAAGAAGAATCCGATATCGAGATTCGTCCGCTCTTTGAAATGGAGGATTTCGCTGAGAGCGATCCAGACGGAACCGTGATGGCTCACGAAGAATGTTTACGTAAGAAAATTGCCGATCGTGAGGACCAAACTGCAATGAACCCGGTGGGCTGGTTCGAAATTTACGTGCAGGATATGGCCCGTGCCACGAACTTCTATGAGGCGGTCCTCGACATCAAGCTCGAACATCTTCCATCGCCTGTGGAGGAGATTGAATTGATGGCGTTTCCGATGTCGATGCAATCTTCAGGGGCAACTGGTGCGTTGACGAAGAAGGACGGAGTCGCTTCCGGGGGGAACAGCACGCTGGTCTATTTCAACTGTGAGGACTGTGCGATTGAAGGATCACGAGTCGTAGCATCTGGCGGTCGTATTCAGCGTCCCAAAACATCGCTCGGGCCGTATGGATTTATGGTGTTAGCGGTCGACACTGAAGGGAACATGTTCGGTCTTCATTCGCAGAAGTAG
- a CDS encoding YciI family protein, producing the protein MKFICLGYIEEAKWDNLSDEERQRLMKDCFDYDDELRRGGHFLGGEALDSARHAVTLRVKDGSVDVTDGPYAETREILGGILLLEARDLNHAVSLMSNHPGVKMGPFEIRPAAEEINSQIADRDKAFANEKRSQE; encoded by the coding sequence ATGAAATTTATTTGTCTGGGATATATTGAGGAGGCGAAGTGGGACAATCTGTCCGACGAGGAACGACAACGGCTCATGAAGGACTGCTTTGACTATGATGATGAACTGCGTCGTGGTGGTCACTTTCTTGGTGGTGAGGCTCTTGATTCAGCTCGCCATGCTGTCACGTTGCGTGTGAAAGATGGTTCGGTCGATGTGACTGACGGTCCGTATGCCGAAACCAGAGAAATTCTCGGTGGGATACTGCTGCTCGAAGCTCGCGATCTCAACCATGCAGTGAGCCTGATGTCGAATCACCCTGGTGTGAAGATGGGGCCGTTCGAAATTCGGCCCGCTGCTGAGGAAATTAACAGTCAAATCGCTGATCGGGACAAAGCGTTCGCAAACGAGAAGCGTTCTCAGGAATGA
- a CDS encoding RNA polymerase sigma factor: MEEDSQENFEELISEVYRAESRQAFATLVRLLGDFDLAEEMLHEAFAVAMSQWPRDGVPQNRRAWLISTARFKAIDAIRRRQRFAGQLPEIMARLQEIGDENEANAVSEIQDDRLRLIFTCCHPAIDRSVQIPLTLREVCGLTTEEIASAFLVTPPTMAQRIVRGKAKIRDARIPYVVPSLTELPERLDAVLSVVYLIFNEAYSASAGDNLTRADLSEEAIRLARLILDLLPDAEVMGLLALMLLHESRRPARTTAEGDIVLLEDQNRSLWNRELIDEGLQLVEQAMATGRIGAYTIQAAISGVHASSKTSEATDWAQIVSLYDVLFRAAPTPIVELNRAVAMAMRDGPEVGVQLIDTILSRGDLTDYHLAHSARGELLRRSGRIADARTAFENALTLTKQEPEKKILNRKLNELSSATTSSQ, from the coding sequence ATGGAAGAAGACTCTCAGGAGAATTTTGAGGAACTGATCAGCGAGGTCTATCGTGCAGAGTCACGTCAGGCATTCGCGACACTTGTTCGATTGCTTGGCGACTTTGATCTTGCCGAAGAGATGTTGCACGAAGCGTTTGCGGTTGCAATGTCTCAATGGCCACGTGATGGAGTTCCTCAAAATCGGCGGGCGTGGCTGATTTCGACCGCGAGATTTAAAGCGATTGATGCGATTCGAAGACGCCAGCGATTTGCGGGACAACTCCCCGAGATCATGGCACGCCTGCAAGAAATTGGCGATGAGAACGAAGCGAACGCAGTCAGCGAAATTCAAGACGACAGGTTGCGATTGATCTTCACATGTTGTCATCCAGCCATCGATCGGAGTGTGCAAATCCCCCTGACTTTGCGGGAAGTTTGTGGTCTGACAACTGAAGAAATCGCCAGCGCTTTTCTCGTTACGCCGCCGACAATGGCACAGCGGATCGTCCGTGGAAAAGCCAAGATTCGCGATGCCAGGATACCCTATGTCGTCCCTTCGCTGACTGAACTTCCCGAACGTCTTGATGCAGTTTTATCGGTCGTCTATCTCATTTTCAACGAAGCCTACTCAGCTTCAGCTGGCGATAATCTCACCCGAGCGGACCTCTCCGAAGAAGCGATTCGTCTGGCCCGGTTGATTCTCGATTTGCTTCCCGATGCAGAAGTGATGGGCTTGTTGGCGTTGATGTTGTTGCATGAATCGCGTCGACCAGCACGTACGACGGCAGAAGGCGATATCGTACTACTCGAAGATCAAAACCGTAGCCTTTGGAATCGTGAATTGATCGATGAAGGGCTGCAGCTTGTAGAGCAAGCCATGGCGACAGGTCGGATAGGCGCCTACACAATTCAGGCAGCAATCTCAGGAGTTCACGCCAGTTCTAAAACATCTGAAGCGACGGACTGGGCACAAATTGTCTCTCTCTACGACGTGCTGTTCAGGGCGGCTCCAACTCCAATTGTCGAGTTGAATCGAGCGGTTGCCATGGCCATGCGAGACGGTCCCGAAGTTGGCGTCCAGCTGATTGATACAATTCTGTCTCGTGGCGATTTAACAGACTACCATCTCGCCCACTCTGCTCGCGGCGAATTGCTACGCCGCTCTGGGAGAATCGCCGACGCAAGAACTGCATTCGAAAACGCACTGACGTTGACTAAGCAAGAGCCTGAAAAAAAAATTCTGAATAGAAAGCTCAACGAACTTTCCTCTGCAACGACCAGTTCTCAATAG